The following coding sequences are from one Streptomyces angustmyceticus window:
- a CDS encoding ComF family protein, with translation MQGVWRELAGLVLPVDCAGCGRPRTELCARCRRALARDGRGPRRVRPWPVPAGLPRVWAGAPYADEVRAVLLAHKERGALRLAGSLGEVLAGAVRGLCGGSPQLLVPVPSARRAVAGRGHDPVRRTALAAARELRRSGGAARVLAVMRQRRAVSDQAGLSARERLANVAGALEVPGASGRLLTGRSVVLVDDLVTTGATLAEAARAVRAAGGRVTGAAVVAAPRSAFALEEAAAVSLPRGG, from the coding sequence ATGCAGGGGGTGTGGCGCGAACTGGCCGGTCTGGTGCTGCCGGTCGACTGTGCGGGGTGCGGCCGGCCGCGTACGGAGCTGTGCGCACGGTGCCGCCGGGCGCTGGCCCGCGACGGGCGCGGGCCGCGGCGGGTGCGACCGTGGCCGGTCCCGGCGGGCCTGCCGCGGGTGTGGGCCGGGGCGCCGTACGCCGACGAGGTGCGGGCGGTGCTGCTGGCACACAAGGAGCGGGGCGCCCTGCGGCTGGCCGGGTCGCTCGGGGAGGTGCTCGCCGGGGCCGTGCGGGGGCTGTGCGGCGGGAGCCCCCAGCTGCTGGTGCCGGTGCCTTCGGCCAGGAGAGCCGTGGCCGGGCGGGGCCATGACCCGGTGCGCAGGACGGCGCTGGCGGCGGCGCGGGAGCTGCGGCGGTCGGGCGGGGCGGCGCGGGTGCTCGCGGTCATGCGGCAGCGTCGTGCGGTGTCCGACCAGGCGGGGCTGAGTGCCCGGGAGCGGCTGGCGAACGTCGCGGGTGCACTGGAGGTGCCGGGTGCGTCCGGCAGGCTGTTGACGGGGCGGTCAGTGGTGCTGGTGGACGATCTGGTGACCACGGGGGCCACCCTCGCCGAGGCGGCCCGGGCGGTGAGGGCGGCCGGCGGCCGGGTCACCGGGGCCGCGGTGGTGGCCGCGCCCCGCAGCGCTTTCGCCCTTGAGGAGGCGGCCGCGGTGTCTTTACCACGCGGTGGGTAG
- the hpf gene encoding ribosome hibernation-promoting factor, HPF/YfiA family, with the protein MDIVVKGRKTEVPERFRKHVAEKLKLDKVQKLDAKVISLDVEVSKEPNPRQADRSDRVEITLHSRGPVVRAEAAAADPYAALDLATAKLEARLRKQHDKRYSRRGNGRIPASEVAVSVPDAASLNTNGELAAAEAGQTVPTTKMGCIDVQGEGPLVVREKTHSAAPMLLDQALNEMELVGHDFYLFVDADTKLPSVVYRRHAYDYGVIHLNPDLFGGEEPGGAGGALGG; encoded by the coding sequence GTGGACATCGTCGTCAAGGGCCGCAAAACAGAGGTGCCCGAGCGGTTCCGCAAGCACGTGGCCGAGAAGCTGAAGCTGGACAAAGTCCAGAAGCTCGACGCCAAGGTGATCAGCCTGGACGTCGAGGTGTCCAAGGAGCCCAACCCGCGGCAGGCCGACCGTTCCGACCGAGTGGAGATCACCCTCCACTCCCGTGGCCCGGTGGTCCGGGCCGAGGCCGCCGCAGCGGATCCGTACGCCGCGCTGGATCTGGCCACCGCGAAGCTCGAGGCGCGGCTGCGCAAGCAGCACGACAAGCGCTACTCGCGTCGCGGCAACGGCCGCATCCCGGCGAGTGAGGTCGCCGTCAGCGTGCCGGACGCCGCGAGCCTGAACACCAACGGAGAACTGGCCGCCGCCGAGGCCGGCCAGACGGTGCCGACCACGAAGATGGGCTGCATCGACGTCCAGGGCGAAGGACCCCTGGTCGTCCGCGAGAAGACCCACTCGGCCGCGCCGATGCTGCTCGACCAGGCGCTCAACGAGATGGAGTTGGTCGGGCACGACTTCTACCTCTTCGTCGACGCCGACACCAAGCTGCCGAGTGTCGTCTACCGGCGGCACGCCTATGACTACGGCGTCATTCACTTGAACCCCGACTTGTTCGGGGGAGAGGAGCCCGGCGGCGCAGGCGGCGCGCTGGGTGGCTGA
- a CDS encoding response regulator → MGDSFGPVRGTADDGHSAAGGDDGTDRTLSVPRQEPIRVLVVDDHALFRRGLEIVLAQEEDIQVVGEAGDGAEAVDKAADLLPDIVLMDVRMPKRGGIEACTSIKEVAPSAKIIMLTISDEEADLYDAIKAGATGYLLKEISTDEVATAIRAVADGQSQISPSMASKLLTEFKSMIQRTDERRLVPAPRLTDRELEVLKLVATGMNNRDIAKELFISENTVKNHVRNILEKLQLHSRMEAVVYAMREKILEIR, encoded by the coding sequence GTGGGGGACAGTTTTGGGCCCGTGCGCGGCACCGCGGACGACGGCCACAGTGCTGCCGGGGGTGACGACGGCACCGACCGGACCCTCAGCGTGCCGCGCCAGGAGCCGATCCGGGTCCTGGTCGTGGACGACCACGCGCTCTTCCGGCGGGGCCTGGAGATCGTGCTGGCCCAGGAAGAGGACATCCAGGTCGTCGGCGAGGCGGGGGACGGCGCGGAGGCGGTCGACAAGGCCGCGGATCTGCTGCCCGACATCGTGCTGATGGACGTGCGGATGCCCAAGCGCGGAGGGATCGAGGCGTGCACCTCCATCAAGGAGGTCGCCCCCAGCGCGAAGATCATCATGCTGACGATCAGCGACGAAGAGGCCGATCTCTACGACGCGATCAAGGCCGGCGCCACCGGCTACCTCCTCAAGGAGATCTCCACCGACGAGGTGGCGACCGCGATCCGCGCGGTGGCGGACGGCCAGTCGCAGATCAGCCCGTCGATGGCGTCCAAGCTCCTGACGGAGTTCAAGTCGATGATCCAGCGCACGGACGAGCGCAGGCTGGTGCCCGCGCCGCGGCTCACCGACCGTGAACTGGAGGTCCTCAAGCTGGTCGCCACGGGCATGAACAACCGCGACATCGCCAAGGAACTCTTCATCTCCGAGAACACGGTGAAGAACCACGTCCGCAACATCCTGGAGAAGCTGCAGCTGCACTCCCGGATGGAAGCGGTGGTGTACGCGATGCGGGAGAAGATCCTCGAAATCCGGTGA
- a CDS encoding winged helix-turn-helix domain-containing protein, with amino-acid sequence MTAVTQPTPGPQPVTALSHDEARRIALRAQGLLGAPDRRAGVRGVLRHLGAVQLDTISVLARSHELVPYARLGAVGRTAVEAAYWTTTPPDAPAPRPHSFEYWSHAACILPIEEWPHFAFRRRARRAKGHRWHVMEDSARSCAAVLDRLKADGPLTTSELGGGRKGGEWWDWSETKIAVEWLLDTGEVVCTRRRAWKRVYDLAERAVPDALLHDDLDDATCIRRLVAQAGAAMGVATRADLADYHRLKAEQVDAVIADSGLVPVEVEGWGKPAWADPAALAAPPRGRHRTTLLSPFDSLIWDRPRTERIFGFTHRLEAYVPRPRRIHGYFAMPLLAGGRLVGRVDPAREGTTLVARQVSMRDTKAVTPMAHALREAAGWVGCDDVRVERCADPKLATALRTELTRTSDG; translated from the coding sequence ATGACCGCCGTGACGCAGCCCACGCCTGGCCCGCAGCCCGTGACCGCCCTGTCCCACGACGAGGCCCGGCGGATCGCGCTGCGGGCCCAGGGCCTGCTGGGCGCCCCGGACCGCCGGGCGGGTGTGCGCGGGGTGCTGCGGCATCTGGGCGCGGTCCAGCTGGACACGATCTCGGTGCTGGCCCGCTCCCACGAGCTGGTCCCCTACGCCCGGCTCGGCGCCGTAGGCCGCACCGCCGTCGAGGCCGCCTACTGGACCACCACTCCCCCGGACGCTCCCGCGCCGCGCCCCCACAGCTTCGAATACTGGTCACACGCGGCCTGCATCCTGCCCATCGAGGAGTGGCCGCACTTCGCCTTCCGCCGCCGCGCCCGCCGTGCCAAGGGCCACCGCTGGCACGTCATGGAGGACTCCGCGCGCTCCTGCGCCGCCGTCCTGGACCGGCTGAAGGCCGACGGCCCGCTGACCACCTCGGAGCTGGGAGGCGGCCGGAAGGGCGGGGAGTGGTGGGACTGGTCCGAGACCAAGATCGCGGTGGAGTGGCTGCTGGACACCGGCGAGGTGGTCTGCACCCGCCGCCGCGCCTGGAAGCGCGTCTACGACCTCGCCGAACGCGCCGTCCCCGACGCCCTGCTCCACGACGACCTGGACGACGCCACATGCATCCGCCGCCTGGTCGCCCAGGCCGGCGCCGCCATGGGGGTGGCCACCCGCGCCGACCTCGCGGACTACCACCGCCTCAAGGCCGAACAGGTCGACGCCGTGATCGCGGACTCCGGGCTGGTCCCGGTCGAGGTGGAGGGCTGGGGCAAGCCCGCCTGGGCCGACCCCGCCGCCCTGGCCGCCCCGCCCCGCGGCCGGCACCGCACCACCCTGCTCTCGCCCTTCGACTCCCTGATCTGGGACCGGCCGCGCACGGAGCGGATCTTCGGCTTCACCCACCGGCTGGAGGCGTATGTCCCGCGCCCCCGGCGGATCCACGGGTACTTCGCGATGCCGCTGCTCGCAGGAGGCCGGCTGGTGGGCCGGGTGGACCCGGCGCGCGAGGGCACCACCCTCGTCGCCCGCCAGGTCTCGATGCGGGACACCAAGGCCGTCACCCCGATGGCCCATGCCCTCCGGGAGGCCGCGGGCTGGGTCGGCTGCGACGACGTACGCGTGGAACGCTGCGCCGACCCGAAGCTGGCCACCGCCCTGCGCACGGAACTCACCCGCACGAGCGACGGGTAG
- a CDS encoding GNAT family N-acetyltransferase, with translation MEPVTLTTERLVLRPFEPCDAPAVHAACQDPGIPRWTSVPSPYGVGDAERFVGTVVPESWRDDTAYHFAVVSRADGSLVGATGLVRLDRLHTPERQAELGYWTAREHRGRGCAVEAAGAVLRWAFRELGVERLEWHAEAGNEGSRAVARRLGFRMEGTLRAQLVRGGTRRDVWIGSLLPSDLPEDREEPAPAGSAGIRRPDATPYLPFPG, from the coding sequence ATGGAGCCCGTCACCCTCACCACCGAGCGCCTGGTGCTGCGTCCCTTCGAGCCCTGCGACGCGCCCGCGGTGCACGCCGCGTGCCAGGACCCCGGCATTCCGCGCTGGACGAGTGTCCCCTCACCGTACGGGGTCGGGGACGCGGAGCGTTTCGTGGGCACGGTCGTCCCCGAGAGCTGGCGCGACGACACCGCGTACCACTTCGCCGTCGTCTCCCGGGCGGACGGTTCCCTGGTGGGCGCGACGGGCCTGGTACGTCTCGACCGGCTGCACACCCCCGAACGGCAGGCCGAGCTGGGCTACTGGACCGCCAGGGAGCATCGCGGCCGGGGCTGCGCCGTCGAGGCGGCCGGCGCGGTACTGCGCTGGGCCTTCCGCGAGCTGGGCGTGGAGCGCCTGGAGTGGCACGCGGAGGCCGGGAACGAAGGCTCCCGGGCGGTGGCCCGCAGACTCGGCTTCCGCATGGAGGGCACTCTGCGCGCCCAGCTGGTGCGCGGGGGCACCCGCCGGGACGTCTGGATCGGCTCCCTGCTCCCGTCCGACCTGCCCGAGGACCGCGAGGAGCCCGCACCGGCCGGTTCCGCCGGCATCCGCCGTCCGGACGCGACGCCGTACCTGCCCTTCCCCGGCTGA